From a single Candidatus Hydrogenedentota bacterium genomic region:
- the lptC gene encoding LPS export ABC transporter periplasmic protein LptC: MKYWIVVVFPALTLAACGNGAPPAAPPAQPDAESASAEVPENAMDMTNIEMHLWPSSEAPGQEEKPLLSIRAQRVTGNMDGSGAELSFEGAQAVVPQQKPEDSQIHFEAASGTFQENQRAVLKGGVKAQIDDMAIALEEITWEIAPREGEDSGTGMAFSDKPLTITSPTQKLEAARLRLYPDSNSMELYEVSGVITFTGEKP, from the coding sequence GTGAAATACTGGATTGTTGTAGTCTTCCCGGCGCTGACCCTGGCCGCCTGTGGAAACGGTGCGCCGCCGGCCGCGCCACCGGCCCAGCCCGACGCGGAAAGCGCTTCCGCGGAAGTACCGGAAAACGCCATGGACATGACCAATATCGAAATGCATCTCTGGCCCTCCAGCGAAGCGCCCGGCCAGGAGGAGAAGCCCCTGCTTTCCATTCGCGCCCAGCGCGTAACGGGCAATATGGACGGAAGCGGTGCGGAGCTTTCCTTCGAGGGCGCTCAGGCCGTCGTGCCGCAACAGAAGCCGGAAGACTCTCAAATTCACTTCGAAGCCGCAAGCGGAACCTTCCAGGAAAATCAGCGCGCGGTCCTGAAGGGCGGCGTGAAAGCCCAGATCGACGATATGGCCATCGCCCTTGAGGAGATTACCTGGGAAATTGCACCCCGGGAAGGCGAAGACAGCGGCACCGGTATGGCCTTCAGCGACAAGCCCCTTACGATTACCAGCCCCACACAAAAGCTTGAGGCGGCTCGACTGCGCCTTTACCCTGATTCAAATTCCATGGAATTGTATGAAGTATCGGGTGTTATCACCTTTACGGGAGAAAAACCATGA
- a CDS encoding type III pantothenate kinase has product MLLVIDVGNSNTVLGLYQGDTLQGHWRVSTGNYRTGDELRILFTMLLHNDGVDPKSIEGCCISSVVPQLNMALTEVSKTAFGVEPLMVGPGVKTGLQLQCDNPKEVGADRIVNAVGAIEEHEGALIIIDFGTATTFDAVTAKAEWRGGAIVPGIQLSAEALFEHCAKLPRVEITKPEFAIGRDTVTNIRSGLTYGYADLVDGMVRRFGEEMGGKPRVIATGGLAHVMAEVGKSIDVVDPYLTLKGLKAVYHKNPRPSL; this is encoded by the coding sequence ATGCTGTTAGTCATAGATGTTGGAAATTCCAATACCGTGCTGGGTTTGTACCAGGGCGACACCTTGCAGGGTCACTGGCGCGTGAGCACCGGCAATTACCGCACGGGCGATGAACTGCGTATTCTGTTCACCATGCTGCTTCACAACGACGGCGTGGACCCGAAGTCTATCGAAGGCTGCTGCATCTCCAGCGTAGTCCCCCAGTTGAACATGGCATTGACCGAGGTGAGCAAGACCGCCTTTGGCGTGGAACCCCTCATGGTCGGCCCGGGCGTCAAGACCGGCCTCCAGTTGCAGTGCGATAACCCGAAGGAAGTGGGCGCGGACCGTATCGTGAACGCCGTGGGGGCCATCGAAGAGCACGAAGGCGCTCTGATCATCATCGATTTTGGAACCGCGACCACCTTCGACGCCGTCACCGCGAAAGCGGAGTGGCGCGGCGGCGCCATCGTACCGGGCATCCAACTGTCCGCCGAGGCCCTGTTCGAACATTGCGCGAAACTGCCACGCGTCGAAATTACGAAGCCGGAGTTCGCCATTGGCCGCGACACCGTCACCAACATCCGCTCCGGCCTGACCTATGGCTACGCCGATCTGGTGGACGGCATGGTGCGCCGATTTGGCGAGGAAATGGGTGGCAAGCCCCGGGTCATCGCCACGGGCGGTCTGGCCCATGTGATGGCGGAGGTGGGCAAGTCGATTGACGTGGTGGATCCGTACCTGACGCTGAAGGGCCTCAAGGCGGTATACCACAAGAACCCGAGGCCAAGCCTGTGA